GGATCGCGTTCGTGCTGCACGACATGTTCGCCGTGCCCTTCGACGAGATCGCCCCGATGCTCGACAAGTCGACCGCTGCCGTACGGCAGTTGGCCAGCCGGGCCCGCCGCAAGGTGCAGGGACAGGCGCCGGCTCCTGATCCCGACCTGAGCCGTCAGCGCCTGGTGGTCGACGCCTTCTTCGCCGCCGCCCGGGACGGCCGGTTCGACGCCCTGGTCGCCGTCCTGCACCCCGACGTGGTGCTCCGCTCGGACGGCGGAACGGCCCGGGCCAAGCAGAACGTCGTCCTGCACGGCGCCGAGACGGTCGCCTCCCAGGCCGTCACCTTCAACAAGCTCGCCCCGTTCGCCCGGCCGGCCCTGATCAACGGCGCGGCCGGGGTGGCGGTCGTGGTGAACGGCAAGCTGGTGTCCGTGATGGCCTTCACGGTCGTCGACGGTCAGGCCGTGGCGATCGACGTGATCGTCGACCCGGACCGGCTCGGGCGGTTCGACATCACCGCGCTCGACCTCTGAGCCCCGGTGGGGTGGATCGGCCGGCCGGGCGAGCGGGGTGGCCCTGCCGGTCGGCTCAGCCCGCCGGCCGGGCGGCGTACCCCGCGAGGAAGAGGTCCACCCCCGAGGTGACCACCCGGGTCAGCTCGGCATCGTCGATGACGGCGTCCGGCGAGAACGTCCGCACCCGCTGCAGCACGCCGACCGTGACCGCCACCAGCTGCTGCACCGCCAGCGCCGGGTCGGGGGTGGCCAGCGTCCCGCGCGCGTTCATCTCGGTGAACGCCTCGACCAACGGGCCGTTGATCATGTCGTAGCTGACCCGGTACCAGAGCTGCCCGAGCTGCGGGAAGCGGTCGATCTCGCCGATCACCAGCCGGCGCAGCAGCATGATGTCGGGCCGCAGCAGCGCCCGGGCCGAGCCGGTGGTCAGCTTGATCAGCGCGGTCCGCAGGTCGGGGGCCTCGGCCAGGGTGGCGCGGCAGGGCTGGAGGCCGGCGTACGTCCGGGGCAGCATGCCGCCGACGACGGCCAGGAACAGCCGCTCCTTGCTGCCGAAGTGCTTGTAGATGGTCGCCTTGGAGACCCCGGAGCTACTGGTGATGGTGTCCATCGAGGCCGCCGAGTAGCCCTCGGCGAGGAACTCCGCGAGGGCCCCGTCGATGATCGCCTGCCGCTTGCGCTGAGCGGAGTCGGTGGGGTCCGGGATGATCGGGATCCCGTACTCGTCGACGGCGTCCGCGGGGCCGGCTTCCATGGCGGTGTCCTTCGAGGATTGGGGCGGTGGG
This genomic interval from Kitasatospora gansuensis contains the following:
- a CDS encoding TetR/AcrR family transcriptional regulator, coding for MEAGPADAVDEYGIPIIPDPTDSAQRKRQAIIDGALAEFLAEGYSAASMDTITSSSGVSKATIYKHFGSKERLFLAVVGGMLPRTYAGLQPCRATLAEAPDLRTALIKLTTGSARALLRPDIMLLRRLVIGEIDRFPQLGQLWYRVSYDMINGPLVEAFTEMNARGTLATPDPALAVQQLVAVTVGVLQRVRTFSPDAVIDDAELTRVVTSGVDLFLAGYAARPAG
- the sigJ gene encoding RNA polymerase sigma factor SigJ, which gives rise to MELIERFEEHRPHLRAVAYRMLGSLSEADDAVQEGWLRLNRTDTSDVENLGGWLTTVVARVCLNMLRSREQRREDPLELRIPDPVISNQRGIDPEQEVLLADSVGLALLVVLESLSPDERIAFVLHDMFAVPFDEIAPMLDKSTAAVRQLASRARRKVQGQAPAPDPDLSRQRLVVDAFFAAARDGRFDALVAVLHPDVVLRSDGGTARAKQNVVLHGAETVASQAVTFNKLAPFARPALINGAAGVAVVVNGKLVSVMAFTVVDGQAVAIDVIVDPDRLGRFDITALDL